A region of Haladaptatus caseinilyticus DNA encodes the following proteins:
- a CDS encoding ubiquitin-like small modifier protein 1: MHVRCHFFGPLREVVGEKTVEYNVTPETTVESLLTTIATDHPGLEKLLFEDEEIRDSMTITRNGTHVTYQDGPDTELEANDEIRVTPSIQGG, translated from the coding sequence ATGCATGTACGGTGTCACTTCTTCGGGCCGCTTCGGGAGGTAGTCGGTGAGAAGACCGTCGAATACAATGTTACCCCAGAAACGACCGTTGAAAGTCTTCTCACGACGATCGCTACGGACCATCCTGGTCTCGAAAAATTGCTATTCGAAGACGAGGAGATACGGGACTCGATGACGATCACTCGAAACGGCACGCATGTGACCTACCAAGATGGGCCCGACACGGAACTAGAAGCAAATGACGAAATTCGTGTCACCCCATCGATTCAGGGCGGGTAA
- a CDS encoding DUF7835 family putative zinc beta-ribbon protein: MSVPQFNTDEMVEQCENCAAKTHHNVSVELVTESNKTENAAFSREPYRITECTRCGAKTRQRMNDA; this comes from the coding sequence ATGTCTGTACCACAGTTTAACACCGACGAAATGGTTGAACAGTGTGAAAATTGTGCGGCAAAGACACACCACAATGTGTCGGTCGAACTCGTCACAGAAAGTAACAAAACGGAGAACGCTGCGTTCTCACGGGAACCGTACCGAATAACAGAATGCACGCGGTGTGGAGCTAAAACCCGCCAGCGGATGAACGACGCCTGA
- a CDS encoding arsenite methyltransferase, which translates to MSDTTNSERDDATIVDAETQRQAVRERYGTIATDESSCCGDSLSCCNDTELEGRTEQLGYTADDIDSIADGANLGLGCGNPNAIASLEAGETVLDLGSGGGFDCFLAAEEVGEEGLVIGVDMTPEMIERARSNVDKNDVTNAEFRLGEIEHLPVADESVDVIISNCVINLSPDKPQVFREAYRALRPGGRLAISDVVMTAPLPAVARNDIESLTGCIAGAATIESLQTMLADAGFEEVQIELKEESDEFIREWDDSRDLSDYVVSAAIEGRKPLQ; encoded by the coding sequence ATGAGTGACACCACCAACTCCGAACGAGACGATGCAACGATCGTCGATGCCGAAACCCAACGACAAGCGGTGCGAGAACGATACGGAACCATCGCGACCGACGAATCTAGTTGCTGTGGTGATTCACTCTCGTGCTGTAATGATACCGAACTCGAGGGGCGAACGGAACAACTCGGATACACGGCCGACGACATCGATTCGATCGCTGACGGCGCCAATCTCGGGCTTGGCTGTGGGAATCCTAACGCTATCGCGTCACTCGAAGCAGGAGAGACGGTCCTCGATCTCGGCTCCGGTGGCGGATTCGATTGTTTCCTTGCCGCGGAAGAAGTCGGTGAGGAGGGTCTCGTGATTGGTGTCGATATGACCCCGGAGATGATCGAACGTGCCCGATCGAACGTCGACAAGAACGATGTGACCAATGCGGAGTTCCGTCTCGGTGAAATCGAACACCTGCCAGTAGCGGACGAGAGCGTCGACGTCATCATTTCGAACTGCGTAATCAACCTCTCACCGGACAAACCGCAGGTCTTCCGCGAAGCCTATCGCGCACTTCGTCCCGGTGGGCGTCTTGCGATTTCCGACGTCGTGATGACCGCACCGTTGCCCGCCGTCGCTCGAAACGACATCGAATCCCTTACGGGCTGTATCGCGGGTGCGGCGACGATCGAGTCGCTGCAAACGATGCTCGCGGATGCTGGGTTCGAAGAGGTACAGATCGAACTGAAAGAGGAGAGCGACGAGTTCATCCGAGAGTGGGACGACAGTCGCGATTTGAGTGACTACGTCGTGTCAGCAGCGATTGAAGGTCGAAAACCCCTGCAGTGA
- the arsN2 gene encoding arsenic resistance N-acetyltransferase ArsN2, with protein MSQNERGRLLPATEDRLDYIRRLLEEQDLPTDDIEAQQDSLFVYTVDSTQVGVGGLECYESVALLRSVAIESSKQGEGYGHSLCHQLFEQAATSSVTELYLLTTTADEFFADLGFREIQREDTPSAIQQTAEFQDLCPTAATCMLKQLP; from the coding sequence ATGAGCCAAAACGAACGTGGGCGACTACTCCCGGCGACTGAAGACCGACTGGACTACATTCGTCGACTCCTCGAGGAGCAAGATCTACCCACAGACGATATCGAAGCACAGCAAGACTCCCTTTTCGTATATACTGTTGATTCCACCCAAGTCGGTGTTGGTGGTCTCGAATGTTATGAGTCGGTCGCGTTGCTTCGCTCCGTAGCAATTGAATCGTCAAAGCAAGGCGAGGGGTATGGTCACTCATTGTGTCATCAGTTGTTCGAACAGGCGGCTACTTCTAGTGTAACCGAACTCTATCTCCTCACAACGACTGCCGACGAATTTTTCGCTGATCTTGGCTTTCGCGAAATTCAACGGGAAGACACACCGTCAGCGATTCAGCAAACGGCCGAATTTCAAGACCTCTGCCCTACAGCGGCAACATGCATGCTGAAACAGCTTCCCTGA
- a CDS encoding MFS transporter — MRDTRRTLLLYYVYQTTTSNGFWMPYAYIYLLEQGHSETVFGLANAAFLFTMVAMEIPAGYIGDRYGRRTSLAIGNAIATVVFGLYAFAGKAWQVIGLFTIWGAGYAFHSATGEAWLYDLLAGSNGEKSTADFARDSGRSKTASLLTSAFGALAATPLYLLNPKLPFLANAVLSVVGVPLLGLLPATRTDFEPNFSVRKAVKTLRIQIGRPTVRWLIVYISLFNLLLSMTRWLEQPALKRAGVPLIWFGALYASFQLVSTAGTSMTGWIQEHLGPRWFFLMLAPLVGTVYGLLAFVPAMVFPVIYLRRVLSRVMSPIMNQYLNDQLDGGGRATVLSGASMVLTLTSGIGAAVFGPVSEAMGPLSFLPRAGIAVVSVAVLLWAVTSPVRSLEENDTDSVIKATVDE; from the coding sequence ATGCGTGATACAAGACGAACGCTCCTCCTCTATTACGTCTATCAAACAACGACATCAAACGGGTTCTGGATGCCATACGCCTACATCTACTTGCTTGAGCAGGGCCATAGCGAAACGGTGTTTGGACTCGCAAATGCAGCATTTCTCTTCACAATGGTCGCGATGGAGATTCCTGCGGGCTACATCGGTGATCGATATGGCCGCCGGACAAGTCTTGCTATCGGGAACGCGATCGCAACAGTGGTATTTGGTCTATATGCTTTCGCCGGGAAAGCATGGCAGGTCATAGGGCTATTCACGATTTGGGGTGCCGGATATGCCTTCCACTCAGCAACCGGAGAGGCGTGGCTCTATGACTTACTCGCTGGATCGAACGGGGAGAAATCAACGGCGGATTTCGCGCGCGACAGCGGCCGCAGCAAGACAGCCTCTTTGTTGACCTCTGCCTTCGGCGCACTAGCGGCAACTCCATTGTATTTGCTCAACCCCAAACTTCCGTTCCTAGCAAATGCGGTCCTTAGTGTAGTTGGAGTACCCCTCTTAGGACTACTACCAGCAACCCGTACTGACTTCGAGCCCAATTTTTCGGTTCGAAAGGCAGTCAAGACGCTTCGGATTCAAATAGGACGGCCAACAGTCCGCTGGTTGATTGTCTATATCTCTCTGTTCAACCTGCTGCTGTCAATGACTCGTTGGCTTGAACAGCCAGCATTGAAGCGTGCGGGCGTTCCGTTGATTTGGTTTGGGGCACTGTATGCGTCATTCCAGCTCGTTTCCACAGCGGGAACGTCGATGACGGGATGGATCCAAGAACACCTCGGCCCGCGGTGGTTCTTCCTGATGCTGGCTCCATTGGTTGGCACCGTCTACGGGCTGCTGGCGTTCGTTCCGGCGATGGTTTTCCCAGTCATCTATCTTCGTCGAGTGCTCTCTCGAGTAATGAGCCCAATCATGAACCAGTATCTCAATGATCAGCTGGACGGAGGCGGCCGTGCAACGGTACTGTCAGGCGCATCCATGGTACTAACCCTTACCAGTGGGATTGGTGCGGCCGTCTTCGGCCCCGTATCTGAGGCGATGGGGCCACTGTCGTTCCTACCGCGAGCCGGTATCGCTGTTGTCTCTGTCGCGGTACTTCTTTGGGCCGTTACGTCGCCAGTCCGGTCTCTTGAAGAGAATGACACAGATTCCGTCATAAAGGCTACTGTTGATGAGTGA
- a CDS encoding ArsR/SmtB family transcription factor has product MKGRQSTQSVSNSQQPIDGDCCATEQPLSESDLRDDVTLLSATANDTRYEALRLIAASDDGICVCELAPSLGVSQSAVSHALSRLHTDGLVTRRKEGRWRYYETTEPAVTLLNALDAIRHDTHE; this is encoded by the coding sequence ATGAAAGGCAGACAATCAACACAATCGGTGTCCAACAGCCAGCAACCGATAGACGGAGACTGTTGTGCGACAGAGCAGCCCCTTTCGGAGAGCGACCTCCGAGACGACGTGACGCTTCTCTCGGCAACCGCGAACGACACCCGGTACGAAGCCCTCCGACTTATCGCCGCGAGCGATGATGGGATCTGTGTCTGCGAACTCGCACCCTCACTCGGGGTGAGCCAAAGCGCGGTCAGCCATGCACTTTCGCGCCTGCACACGGATGGACTGGTCACTCGGCGGAAGGAGGGCCGGTGGCGATATTACGAAACCACAGAGCCAGCAGTAACGCTTCTGAACGCACTCGATGCGATTCGACACGATACCCATGAGTGA
- a CDS encoding DUF7351 domain-containing protein, protein MDDSSVPSRTEAKRLGPATAFSLLGDPLRLDIIRVLFEAGRSNPVPFSELYEAVDVGDTGRFNYHRDNLVPHYIRKTDDGYLLTEVGKRVARAVNAGAYTESPELEEFDVRGECYACGIANLKGEYVGERFRIDCQGCGNRVLNVGVPPSIVRKRDPRKFVNAFEYWARAQVEQASNGLCPECGGSVDPGVSTATRDTFDTKYQAVFDCVVCDRRIVTSVGSLAFQHEAIEQFFRDRNDALTERPYWAVKQIMTDEYTQLCTDSLVRIRVTFRASGDTCHIEFDDNLTVVDLTVESNENRA, encoded by the coding sequence ATGGACGATTCGTCTGTCCCATCCAGAACCGAAGCCAAACGACTTGGCCCAGCCACGGCCTTCTCACTTCTTGGCGATCCATTACGATTGGACATCATTCGTGTGCTCTTCGAGGCTGGACGAAGCAATCCAGTTCCGTTCTCAGAGCTGTATGAAGCGGTCGATGTGGGTGACACTGGACGGTTCAATTACCACCGAGACAACCTCGTTCCCCACTACATCCGAAAGACTGACGACGGCTATCTGCTCACAGAGGTAGGCAAGCGGGTCGCCCGGGCAGTCAATGCTGGCGCCTACACTGAGTCGCCCGAACTGGAGGAATTCGATGTTCGAGGTGAGTGTTATGCGTGTGGCATTGCCAATCTGAAAGGCGAGTACGTCGGTGAGCGATTTCGAATTGACTGTCAGGGCTGCGGAAATCGAGTGTTGAATGTCGGCGTTCCGCCATCTATTGTCCGCAAGCGCGATCCTCGTAAATTCGTCAACGCATTCGAATATTGGGCTCGAGCACAGGTTGAACAAGCTTCCAACGGACTCTGCCCAGAGTGTGGCGGGTCAGTCGATCCCGGAGTTAGTACCGCTACTCGAGACACTTTTGATACCAAATATCAAGCCGTCTTTGACTGCGTTGTCTGTGACCGGCGCATCGTTACGAGCGTTGGTTCGCTAGCGTTCCAGCACGAGGCTATCGAGCAGTTCTTCCGCGATCGCAACGATGCGCTCACCGAGCGTCCGTATTGGGCGGTTAAACAGATAATGACTGATGAATACACTCAGCTCTGCACGGACAGCCTGGTCCGAATCCGCGTTACTTTCCGAGCTAGTGGTGACACCTGCCACATCGAGTTCGATGACAACCTGACCGTCGTAGACCTGACTGTTGAATCCAACGAGAATCGAGCGTAA
- a CDS encoding low molecular weight phosphatase family protein — MSQTSTQTIPVAFMCVQNAGRSQMSTAFAERERKQRGLENAVEIVTGGTHPAAHVHKIVVEVMDEEGFDLSGRTPQAITTDELESCDYVATMGCSTLELDTSADVDVRDWALADPDGQDLDQVREIRDDIEQRVVALFDEIEADLE, encoded by the coding sequence ATGAGCCAAACATCTACTCAGACTATCCCGGTTGCGTTTATGTGCGTACAGAATGCCGGCCGAAGCCAAATGTCGACGGCGTTTGCAGAGCGGGAGCGTAAGCAACGTGGACTTGAAAACGCCGTGGAAATCGTGACCGGTGGGACGCATCCTGCAGCTCACGTCCACAAGATTGTTGTCGAAGTCATGGACGAAGAAGGGTTTGACCTCTCGGGTCGGACGCCACAAGCCATCACGACTGATGAACTCGAATCCTGCGACTACGTCGCGACGATGGGATGTTCGACGCTCGAACTCGATACCTCCGCAGATGTCGATGTTCGAGATTGGGCGCTTGCCGACCCCGATGGACAAGACCTCGATCAAGTCCGCGAGATCCGCGACGACATCGAACAACGAGTGGTTGCACTCTTCGATGAGATTGAAGCCGACCTTGAATGA
- a CDS encoding ArsR/SmtB family transcription factor: MATNDRLRRYLTDELGECCEEDVEQRVDELEILGAQTDETTLESDVRVLSALANQTRYKIVRLLHAADGELCVCEFSPLLDVSESAISHALSDLTEAGLVTRRKDGKWRMYRTTGRATALLVALDGTKTA; the protein is encoded by the coding sequence ATGGCGACCAACGACCGACTTCGACGCTATCTCACCGATGAGTTGGGCGAGTGCTGCGAGGAAGACGTCGAACAACGCGTCGACGAACTCGAAATTCTCGGTGCACAGACTGACGAGACGACACTCGAATCCGACGTCCGAGTTCTTTCTGCACTTGCTAATCAGACACGCTACAAGATCGTTCGGTTACTGCACGCGGCCGATGGTGAGCTCTGTGTCTGTGAGTTCTCACCGCTACTCGACGTCAGTGAGAGTGCCATCAGCCACGCACTGTCGGATTTGACGGAAGCGGGGCTGGTCACGAGACGCAAAGACGGAAAGTGGCGAATGTATCGAACAACGGGGCGTGCAACCGCCCTTCTCGTTGCACTCGACGGCACGAAGACAGCTTGA
- a CDS encoding MoaD/ThiS family protein, whose protein sequence is MQIEVRTYGTARFVLGDKQLTICIDDGATIEDVLADLTEDSDIDPNDLVVMKNGIHAQQLSSEATPLEDGDQLVLADTIDE, encoded by the coding sequence ATGCAGATCGAAGTCCGTACATACGGAACAGCGCGATTCGTACTGGGTGATAAACAACTCACCATATGTATTGACGACGGAGCAACCATTGAAGACGTGCTAGCAGACTTGACGGAGGACTCTGATATCGACCCGAATGACCTCGTTGTTATGAAGAATGGTATTCATGCCCAACAGCTAAGCAGCGAGGCAACACCGCTTGAAGATGGCGACCAGCTTGTCCTGGCAGATACGATCGACGAATAA
- a CDS encoding DUF7563 family protein, protein MHQPQRAIQGNAGHNERRCRSCGSFVTPEFTRVFGNNDDEVFGCLDCMSATAVRNGNARTQTTDKSLK, encoded by the coding sequence ATGCATCAGCCACAACGAGCGATCCAAGGGAACGCCGGTCATAATGAGCGTCGATGTCGGAGCTGTGGTTCGTTTGTAACGCCGGAATTCACCCGTGTTTTCGGGAACAACGACGACGAGGTGTTCGGCTGTCTCGATTGTATGTCGGCAACAGCAGTGCGGAACGGGAACGCCCGCACCCAAACCACAGATAAGTCTCTCAAGTAA
- a CDS encoding aldehyde ferredoxin oxidoreductase C-terminal domain-containing protein: MLHAKGSLLTIDVSDRSTSTTNIEDVLAQFMGGRGVATILAHDRIPFDAEPLGPKNRAYISAGPLQQSQMSFTGRMNMTGLSPLTDGLLSTNAGGYLSRNFVGSGHSVVEITGASDKLLAIHITDEGVEFEEVPDLAQATVPEVTDAMNERHELESENLVTIGPAGENLVRFACPITYNTRAFGRGGLGAVLGSKNVKTVSFRGDSTPPVEIDEDVQSELHKEAATTDDMMKRQGTTAGTEFINDNFSLPTRYFSEQSFEHVEEIGGNAVEEKKFTKEACSVCAFACKLPTRDEERDIETEGPEFETVFSFGSNCGIGAIVDVMQSNKLCDIYGMDTISCGNSVAAYLAAHDEFGNAERVHELVEKIAYRNDEGDLLAEGVNRAHDELDVKNFTVKGMEFAAHDGRAIHGQGLSYAVANRGADHMYSTMLGLEYDGEINPDGTAGKAEVLIEQENHHAIRDSGIFCAFSGDYFTEEQKETILRADYEELLTVGSRVIELERHFNNQRGIDADEDRLPYELPDLQESIQEYYELRGWNDDGTVPESNVDGFVTADD, from the coding sequence ATGCTTCATGCGAAAGGATCCCTCCTCACCATCGACGTAAGCGATCGATCTACATCGACAACCAATATCGAAGATGTCCTCGCACAGTTCATGGGCGGTCGAGGAGTTGCAACAATACTCGCTCACGATCGCATTCCGTTTGACGCTGAGCCGCTTGGACCGAAAAATCGTGCATACATTTCGGCTGGTCCGCTCCAGCAGTCGCAGATGAGTTTCACCGGTCGGATGAATATGACTGGACTGTCACCACTGACCGATGGATTACTGTCTACCAACGCGGGCGGCTATCTCTCGCGGAATTTTGTCGGATCTGGCCACAGTGTTGTCGAGATAACCGGTGCGAGCGATAAGCTACTCGCGATTCATATCACTGACGAGGGCGTTGAGTTCGAGGAAGTACCCGATCTCGCACAAGCGACCGTTCCTGAAGTCACCGACGCGATGAACGAGCGTCACGAACTTGAGAGTGAAAATCTTGTCACTATTGGCCCTGCCGGTGAGAATCTTGTCCGGTTCGCCTGTCCGATAACCTACAACACCAGAGCCTTCGGCCGCGGCGGTCTCGGTGCCGTTCTCGGTTCGAAAAACGTAAAGACAGTATCTTTCCGAGGCGATTCAACACCCCCTGTCGAGATCGATGAAGACGTCCAGTCGGAGCTTCACAAAGAGGCCGCAACCACCGATGACATGATGAAGCGACAGGGAACGACCGCAGGAACGGAGTTCATCAACGACAACTTCTCATTGCCGACGCGGTACTTCTCCGAGCAGTCCTTTGAACACGTCGAGGAGATCGGTGGAAATGCTGTTGAGGAAAAAAAGTTCACGAAGGAAGCCTGCTCGGTTTGTGCTTTCGCCTGTAAACTACCAACTAGGGACGAGGAACGCGACATCGAAACCGAGGGCCCAGAATTCGAAACGGTGTTCTCGTTCGGGTCGAACTGCGGTATTGGCGCCATCGTCGACGTGATGCAGTCCAATAAGCTATGCGACATCTACGGGATGGATACTATCTCGTGTGGCAATAGTGTCGCTGCGTACCTCGCGGCACACGATGAATTCGGCAACGCCGAACGTGTTCATGAACTGGTCGAAAAGATTGCCTACCGGAATGATGAAGGAGATTTACTCGCAGAAGGCGTCAATCGGGCCCACGATGAGCTTGATGTGAAAAACTTCACCGTAAAAGGCATGGAGTTTGCAGCCCACGATGGTCGTGCAATCCACGGACAGGGTCTCTCGTACGCTGTCGCGAATCGCGGGGCCGACCATATGTACTCGACGATGCTCGGTCTCGAGTACGATGGTGAGATCAACCCTGACGGAACTGCCGGCAAGGCCGAAGTCCTCATCGAACAAGAGAACCATCACGCAATTCGTGACAGTGGAATTTTTTGTGCGTTCTCAGGTGACTACTTCACTGAAGAACAAAAGGAGACCATTCTTCGGGCCGATTATGAGGAGTTGCTCACGGTGGGGTCGCGGGTGATTGAACTCGAACGACACTTCAACAATCAACGCGGCATAGATGCAGACGAAGACCGTCTTCCCTACGAATTGCCGGATCTACAGGAATCGATCCAGGAGTACTACGAGCTACGAGGTTGGAACGACGATGGCACCGTCCCTGAGAGCAACGTTGATGGCTTTGTGACCGCAGACGACTGA
- a CDS encoding winged helix-turn-helix transcriptional regulator produces MQQEGRLTQLELHEKTLLSRSTVHAGIDKLLSCGVIEKQVELTRRPRMSHSVGSNGPKILETRLRTSWKYISV; encoded by the coding sequence TTGCAGCAAGAAGGACGGCTGACTCAGTTAGAACTGCATGAGAAGACGTTGCTCTCTCGAAGCACCGTCCACGCAGGTATCGACAAGCTTCTCTCGTGTGGAGTCATCGAAAAACAGGTGGAGCTTACAAGACGCCCGAGGATGAGCCACAGCGTTGGCTCAAACGGTCCGAAAATTCTGGAAACTAGATTACGAACTAGTTGGAAATATATTTCGGTCTGA
- a CDS encoding PEP/pyruvate-binding domain-containing protein, with protein MPEYSNASVVRWFEDLDTDDIGVAGGKGANLAALSRAGFPVPPGFIVTTVAYRELIDSPQICETIGRLDELDSATTDTLTAIASDLRSAIMNRSFSVSTETALTDAMATFENTDSFAVRSSATSEDLPSASFAGQHETFLGVQADAVLDRVRECMASLFTDRAVAYRARNDITHADTEMAVVVQPMVDATAAGVLFTADPTTGNRHLSSVDASFGLGESIVAGDVTPDHALVDTRTDEVREYAVGTKAVAVELQGDSTVGDETENNGPNETHPTKRGGTVRVELPSARREMRVLTDDQLRTLVGLGERAESLLGTPQDVEWALVNGQFVLLQSRPITSLFPRPSPAPDDGNLHVYISMGHMQAMPEAMPPLVQDVWQTYTGNALSAMGLGDSLGNPTVTAGGRVFIDVTPFLRRPNLRAWLIERIAAINEPISASLDDIVSQRPEEFESRGITVGALPGYIVTTGRLAWLITPAIPRIVQNILGALAGRGGPLDEESLAGIGELFTGQATAARSPEARARAVFETIDIRRILREVYPQISPLFLAFALGGWLKRTFPNQPADVNAIGRGFERDVVTRINLGLGDLADIARGHPPVANAIRDGATLAELEDVTGSKTFCDAFDAFLDEFGHRGTGEIDLSRPRWRENPSMLLAVIRANLADESAGDHRKRIRRLVDNAETAAGRLEAHADHGLSGPFRRRYVRWLIRTYRDTVYLREYPKQEAARAFTAWRMALLDAGKLLVATNHLDRPDDVWYLYRDELFDALDGKPIEVDIVTRRREHEHNVNLDAPPVLTSEGESVRGQAEKKTVSDGTLVGTGVSAGIVEGVARVIRDPKVATVEHGEILVAPSTDPGWTPLFLNAAGLVSEVGGSVSHGALVAREYGLPAVVSVLEATKKIQTGQYIRIDGTQGTVELLDAQPTIDDGGVY; from the coding sequence ATGCCAGAGTATTCGAACGCGAGCGTCGTGCGATGGTTCGAGGACTTGGACACCGACGATATCGGGGTTGCTGGCGGCAAGGGGGCGAACTTGGCCGCACTGTCACGGGCGGGCTTTCCTGTCCCTCCCGGCTTCATCGTTACGACTGTTGCATACCGCGAGCTCATCGATTCACCGCAGATTTGCGAGACGATCGGTCGGCTAGACGAACTCGATTCGGCCACCACCGACACACTCACCGCGATTGCGTCTGACCTTCGATCGGCTATTATGAATCGCAGCTTCAGTGTATCCACCGAAACAGCGCTTACCGATGCGATGGCAACGTTCGAGAATACTGATTCTTTTGCCGTCCGGTCGAGTGCTACGTCCGAGGACCTCCCAAGCGCGTCGTTCGCCGGTCAGCATGAGACGTTCCTCGGCGTACAGGCAGATGCTGTCCTCGACCGCGTTCGCGAGTGTATGGCCAGTCTCTTTACTGACCGTGCGGTTGCCTACCGGGCGCGCAATGACATCACCCATGCTGACACGGAGATGGCCGTCGTCGTCCAACCGATGGTCGATGCGACAGCCGCAGGCGTCCTCTTCACCGCAGATCCGACGACCGGAAATCGTCACCTCTCGTCGGTCGATGCGAGTTTTGGTCTTGGAGAGAGTATCGTCGCCGGTGATGTCACGCCCGATCATGCTCTAGTGGACACCCGCACCGACGAGGTCCGAGAATACGCCGTTGGCACGAAAGCGGTTGCTGTCGAGTTACAAGGAGACAGCACTGTTGGCGATGAGACGGAAAACAATGGACCCAACGAGACACACCCCACCAAGAGGGGTGGAACTGTTCGGGTCGAACTTCCATCTGCCCGCCGAGAAATGCGTGTGCTCACCGATGACCAACTTCGCACCCTTGTCGGGCTAGGGGAGCGGGCAGAATCATTACTTGGAACACCACAGGACGTTGAATGGGCGCTTGTAAACGGCCAGTTCGTCCTGTTGCAGTCCCGCCCCATTACGTCCCTGTTCCCACGACCATCGCCGGCACCCGACGACGGCAACCTTCATGTCTACATCAGCATGGGCCACATGCAAGCAATGCCGGAAGCGATGCCGCCGCTCGTCCAAGACGTTTGGCAAACCTACACTGGAAACGCACTGTCTGCCATGGGTCTTGGTGACTCCCTCGGTAACCCGACGGTTACGGCCGGGGGACGGGTCTTTATCGATGTTACCCCTTTCTTACGCCGTCCCAACCTGCGCGCTTGGCTGATCGAGCGAATCGCCGCGATAAACGAACCAATCTCCGCCAGTCTCGACGATATTGTATCACAACGGCCTGAAGAATTCGAATCCCGTGGCATAACCGTCGGCGCCCTCCCGGGGTACATCGTGACCACCGGACGATTGGCTTGGCTGATCACCCCCGCGATCCCGCGCATCGTTCAGAACATCCTCGGTGCGCTAGCTGGCCGTGGGGGCCCTCTCGACGAGGAGTCGTTGGCTGGTATTGGCGAACTGTTCACTGGACAGGCCACAGCCGCTCGGTCTCCCGAAGCTCGTGCGCGGGCCGTGTTCGAGACCATCGACATCAGGCGGATCCTTCGTGAAGTCTATCCGCAAATCAGCCCATTGTTTCTTGCATTCGCGCTTGGTGGCTGGCTCAAACGAACCTTCCCTAACCAGCCAGCCGACGTAAACGCGATTGGTCGAGGTTTCGAACGCGATGTCGTCACTCGCATCAATCTCGGTCTCGGAGATCTCGCTGACATTGCACGGGGCCATCCACCAGTCGCCAATGCTATCCGCGATGGTGCCACCCTCGCAGAACTCGAGGACGTAACGGGAAGCAAGACCTTTTGTGACGCGTTTGATGCCTTCCTCGATGAATTTGGTCACCGCGGAACCGGGGAAATCGACCTCAGTAGGCCTCGTTGGCGAGAGAACCCGTCCATGCTCCTTGCAGTCATCCGGGCAAACCTCGCGGATGAATCTGCAGGCGACCATCGCAAACGTATCCGGCGCCTTGTAGATAACGCCGAGACGGCCGCAGGGCGTCTCGAGGCACATGCAGATCACGGTTTGTCCGGGCCATTTCGCCGCCGCTACGTTCGCTGGCTCATCCGCACTTACCGTGATACAGTTTATCTCCGAGAATATCCCAAACAGGAGGCTGCCCGGGCGTTCACCGCGTGGCGAATGGCGCTACTGGACGCTGGGAAACTGCTCGTCGCTACGAACCATCTTGATCGCCCGGACGATGTCTGGTATCTCTACCGGGACGAATTGTTCGATGCACTTGATGGCAAGCCAATCGAGGTCGATATCGTCACTCGCCGACGAGAACACGAGCACAATGTCAACTTGGATGCTCCCCCCGTTTTGACAAGTGAAGGTGAATCCGTTCGTGGGCAGGCGGAAAAGAAGACGGTCTCCGATGGAACACTCGTCGGGACAGGTGTCTCGGCAGGCATCGTTGAGGGAGTCGCCCGCGTTATTCGTGATCCAAAGGTTGCGACGGTTGAACACGGCGAGATACTTGTTGCCCCATCGACCGACCCCGGGTGGACGCCCCTCTTTTTGAACGCCGCCGGGCTGGTTTCTGAAGTTGGTGGCTCGGTCAGCCATGGAGCGCTTGTCGCTCGTGAATACGGCTTGCCAGCAGTCGTTTCCGTGCTTGAAGCGACGAAGAAGATTCAAACTGGTCAATATATTCGTATTGATGGCACACAGGGTACTGTCGAACTACTCGATGCACAGCCGACAATCGACGATGGGGGAGTCTATTGA